One Anabas testudineus chromosome 15, fAnaTes1.2, whole genome shotgun sequence genomic window carries:
- the LOC113159009 gene encoding regulator of microtubule dynamics protein 2 yields the protein MAQSDSKVLVLGALAGVAGISLAVVCYQGFKSRRRASCPGYYLNRTNEHGVMVVDGPLGPRSQAEVIERLEALIQCVSELKDEMKALKNALPTLQEQVREELRGREEMRRASPLHRTTPTRRKRTAGAIAGARAGGRSSEEAESEGGYMTALTDSEEEETSDPEQWDEERPADRLSILLERIDRLHQGPENDKRESLNILLEQRGEFGQNSTFLWRLIRAYCDVHDISSTLEEKKAYAETGKKVGEEAVSLNPLCADSHQWYAIMCGIMAEYDTLQNKIKNGYIFKDHLDKAIELKPQDPMSYYLLGRWCYAVAQLSWIERKVAATLFGEPPSATVEDALKNFLKVEELNPRYSKLNYVFLAKCYKDMGQREKARKMCEAACSMNAVSKEEEEAQKELDLICPALGM from the exons ATGGCCCAGTCAGACAGCAAGGTGCTGGTTTTGGGAGCGTTGGCTGGGGTGGCTGGCATCAGTCTGGCTGTGGTGTGTTACCAAGGCTTTAAGTCTAGACGAAGAGCATCCTGTCCAGGATACTACCTCAACCGAACTAATGAACACGGTGTCATGGTGGTGGATGGTCCACTTGGTCCCAGGAGCCAGGCTGAAGTGATTGAGCGCCTTGAGGCCTTGAtccagtgtgtgtctgaactGAAGGATGAGATGAAGGCATTAAAGAATGCTCTACCAACACTGCAGGAGCAAGTCAGAGAGGAGTTAAGGGGACGAGAGGAGATGCGTCGAGCCAGCCCTCTACACAGGACCACACCAACGCGAAGGAAAAGGACGGCAGGCGCCATTGCTGGGGCCAGAGCTGGGGGCCGAAGctcagaggaggcagagagtgagggagg gtATATGACTGCACTGACAGACTCGGAGGAAGAAGAGACAAGTGATCCAGAACAGTGGGATGAAGAACGGCCTGCGGACAGGTTATCCATCCTTCTTGAAAGGATCGACCGTTTACACCAGGGGcctgaaaatgacaaaagggAAAGCCTCAACATCCTGTTAGAGCAAAGAGGGGAG TTTGGACAGAACTCAACATTTCTTTGGCGGCTGATCCGAGCTTACTGTGATGTCCATGacatcagctccactctggaggagaagaaggcCTATGCAGAAACTG gAAAGAAAGTTGGCGAGGAGGCAGTGAGCCTGAACCCTTTATGTGCTGACAGTCATCAATG GTACGCAATCATGTGTGGTATAATGGCAGAATATGACACATTACAGAACAAGATAAAGAATGGATATATCTTTAAG GATCATCTGGATAAAGCCATTGAGTTGAAGCCACAAGACCCCATGTCCTACTACCTGCTGGGCCGGTGGTGCtatgct GTGGCTCAATTATCGTGGATTGAGAGGAAAGTTGCAGCAACATTGTTTGGAGAACCTCCAAGTGCCACAGTTGAAGATGCACTGAAAAATTTCCTAAAG gttGAAGAGCTTAATCCAAGATATTCTAAACTCAACTATGTATTTCTGGCTAAG TGCTACAAGGACATGGGGCAAAGGGAAAAGGCTAGGAAGATGTGTGAAGCTGCTTGTTCAATGAATGCAGTCTCCAAGGAG GAAGAAGAGGCACAAAAGGAGCTAGACTTGATTTGCCCAGCTCTTGGCATGTGA